From the genome of Candidatus Eremiobacteraceae bacterium, one region includes:
- a CDS encoding DNA translocase FtsK, giving the protein MSRAKSAARSRRVDPLPGLTLNLEILGIGVLCVALLCALALWLPRGHSGTIGPIANATMHAWFGGGAWILVVALATIAVIIFLELHVLRMMAMFAGCAIAEFLVLDALLGMGGRGGIVGNALAHGLVWLGGSAGATIILFFALVAFFVAPTGISLKRVFGATAIGAARAGANAGRLIGAGARALQRPIDRVDAVEHAAIAPAAIGPTLVVEPEIETDDDIEPAAADPTLVVGQDHIEPLTRVKPAQSPAPLDVIRPAAPEPKPQKQVRQPVSAGGYRLPDLSLFNPPEKRVHDETSAAKTLEETLASFGVEATVTHIERGPSVTRYEMTPGRGVKVSAIKSLSDNIQLALAAQSVRIEAPIPGKGAVGIEVPNSAVSIVSMREILDYLPKVEGKLSIGLGKDITGRAVIADLARMPHLLVAGATGAGKSVCLNVILASLLSTCTPEQVQLLLVDPKRVELTEYNGIPHLIKECITDPKLAAGALYELTREMDARYERFARAGVRKIEEYNAENPDDKLPYIVVIIDELADLMLVAPTRVETSICRIAQLARATGIHLVVATQRPSVDVITGLIKANIPSRIAFAASSQVDSRTILDMAGAERLLGRGDMLYLPIDAPKPIRVQGAMVASDEIERLCEFWRGQDDPENRLDFELTEVEEDGSGPSDELALDATKIIIERQMASVALLQAELKVGHPRAVRLMKILEEYRVVGPAEGTKPRKILVGEADMPQLESLLAPRRSEQTLL; this is encoded by the coding sequence ATGAGCCGCGCGAAATCGGCCGCTAGATCGCGCCGAGTCGACCCGTTACCGGGCCTCACGCTCAATCTGGAAATCCTTGGCATCGGCGTGCTCTGCGTCGCGCTTCTGTGCGCGCTTGCGCTCTGGCTGCCGCGGGGCCACTCAGGCACCATTGGGCCGATCGCCAACGCGACAATGCACGCATGGTTCGGCGGCGGTGCCTGGATATTGGTCGTCGCGCTTGCTACGATCGCCGTCATCATCTTCCTCGAACTGCACGTGCTGCGCATGATGGCGATGTTCGCCGGCTGCGCGATCGCGGAGTTCCTCGTGCTCGATGCGCTGCTCGGCATGGGCGGCCGCGGCGGCATCGTTGGTAACGCATTGGCGCACGGGTTGGTGTGGCTGGGCGGCTCGGCCGGCGCGACTATCATACTGTTCTTCGCCCTCGTCGCGTTCTTCGTCGCGCCGACGGGAATCTCGCTCAAGCGCGTTTTCGGCGCTACCGCCATCGGCGCCGCGCGAGCGGGCGCGAATGCCGGCAGATTGATCGGCGCCGGCGCACGAGCGTTGCAGCGACCCATCGATAGAGTCGATGCCGTCGAGCACGCCGCAATCGCCCCGGCCGCCATCGGGCCGACGCTCGTTGTCGAACCGGAGATCGAAACCGACGACGACATCGAACCTGCCGCCGCGGACCCGACGCTCGTCGTCGGTCAGGATCACATCGAGCCGCTCACTCGGGTAAAGCCGGCGCAATCACCGGCGCCGCTGGACGTCATCAGACCTGCCGCTCCCGAACCTAAACCGCAAAAACAAGTGCGCCAGCCGGTGAGCGCCGGCGGATACCGTCTGCCCGATTTGTCGTTGTTCAATCCGCCGGAAAAGCGCGTGCACGACGAGACGAGTGCGGCGAAAACACTGGAAGAGACGCTTGCGTCGTTCGGCGTCGAGGCGACCGTGACGCACATCGAGCGCGGCCCGAGCGTGACGCGCTACGAGATGACGCCGGGGCGCGGCGTGAAGGTCAGCGCGATCAAATCGCTCTCCGACAACATCCAGCTCGCGCTCGCCGCGCAGAGCGTGCGCATCGAGGCGCCGATTCCCGGCAAAGGCGCCGTGGGCATAGAAGTGCCGAACAGCGCGGTTTCGATCGTGTCCATGCGCGAGATATTGGACTATCTCCCGAAGGTCGAAGGCAAACTTTCCATCGGCTTGGGCAAAGACATCACCGGCCGCGCCGTGATCGCCGACCTCGCGCGCATGCCGCACTTGCTCGTCGCCGGCGCGACCGGCGCCGGCAAGAGCGTCTGCCTCAACGTCATCCTCGCATCGCTTCTGTCGACCTGCACGCCCGAACAAGTGCAGCTGCTGCTCGTCGATCCGAAGCGCGTCGAGTTGACCGAATACAACGGCATCCCGCACCTCATCAAGGAATGCATCACCGATCCGAAGCTCGCAGCAGGTGCGCTCTACGAACTCACGCGCGAAATGGATGCGCGCTACGAGCGCTTCGCACGCGCCGGCGTTCGCAAGATCGAAGAGTACAACGCGGAGAATCCGGACGACAAGCTTCCTTATATCGTCGTCATCATCGACGAACTCGCCGATCTCATGCTCGTCGCTCCCACGCGCGTCGAGACGAGCATCTGTCGCATCGCGCAGCTCGCTCGCGCCACCGGCATCCATCTCGTGGTCGCCACGCAGCGGCCGTCCGTGGACGTCATCACCGGGCTCATCAAGGCGAACATCCCATCTCGCATCGCCTTCGCCGCCTCATCGCAGGTGGATTCGCGGACCATCCTCGATATGGCGGGCGCCGAAAGACTGCTCGGCCGCGGTGATATGCTCTATCTGCCCATCGATGCGCCGAAACCGATCCGCGTGCAAGGCGCGATGGTGGCGAGCGATGAGATCGAGCGCTTGTGCGAGTTCTGGCGCGGCCAGGACGACCCGGAGAACCGGCTGGATTTCGAGCTCACCGAAGTCGAGGAAGACGGCAGCGGACCATCCGACGAATTGGCCCTAGACGCGACGAAGATCATCATCGAACGGCAGATGGCGTCGGTCGCGCTTCTCCAAGCGGAATTGAAGGTCGGCCATCCGCGCGCGGTGCGCCTGATGAAGATACTCGAGGAGTATCGCGTCGTCGGTCCCGCCGAAGGCACGAAACCGCGGAAGATCCTCGTCGGCGAAGCCGACATGCCGCAGCTCGAATCGCTCCTCGCACCCCGGCGCTCCGAGCAGACGCTGTTGTAA
- a CDS encoding ABC transporter permease, producing MALAASTYADAALHEAPYVSVWADTWRRFRKSPSALIGLTIIAALAVCAIFAPALSGWRDPLAQNLAPAATTLPPSLAHLAGTDKLGRDIFTRLVFGARLSVEIGFVSVGIGLLLGTFIGMTAGFWGGWLDSVAMGFMDVMLAFPSIILAIAVSAVLDTRVSDVVKLFIAVGVVGIPVYARIARASVLAVRDMEYVEAAKAIGNGVPALLLKYVLPNIMAPLLVQATLGVGTAELDSAGLSFLGLGIQPPTAEWGSMLNDARDYWLSAPWALLFPGIAISLTVLGFNLLGDGLRDALDPKSR from the coding sequence ATGGCGCTTGCCGCATCGACATACGCCGATGCCGCGCTGCACGAGGCGCCATACGTTTCAGTGTGGGCGGACACATGGCGACGTTTTCGCAAAAGTCCGTCAGCGCTCATCGGGCTCACCATCATCGCCGCGCTTGCCGTCTGCGCGATCTTCGCGCCGGCACTTTCGGGTTGGCGCGATCCGCTTGCCCAAAATCTTGCGCCCGCGGCCACGACGCTGCCCCCGTCGTTAGCCCACCTTGCCGGGACCGACAAACTCGGGCGCGATATCTTCACGCGGCTCGTGTTCGGCGCGCGGCTTTCGGTCGAGATCGGTTTCGTCTCCGTCGGAATCGGCCTGTTGCTGGGCACGTTCATCGGCATGACGGCCGGCTTCTGGGGCGGTTGGCTCGACTCGGTCGCGATGGGTTTCATGGATGTGATGCTTGCGTTCCCAAGCATCATACTTGCGATCGCCGTCTCGGCCGTGCTCGATACGCGCGTGAGCGACGTCGTCAAGTTGTTCATCGCCGTCGGCGTCGTCGGCATACCGGTCTATGCGCGCATCGCGCGCGCGTCCGTGCTCGCCGTCAGAGATATGGAGTACGTCGAAGCGGCGAAGGCCATCGGCAACGGCGTACCCGCGCTGCTGCTCAAGTACGTGTTGCCGAACATCATGGCCCCGCTGCTGGTGCAGGCCACGCTAGGCGTCGGCACCGCGGAGTTGGATTCTGCCGGACTGTCGTTCTTAGGTCTCGGCATCCAACCGCCGACCGCGGAATGGGGTTCCATGCTCAACGACGCGCGCGATTACTGGCTGTCTGCTCCGTGGGCGCTGCTCTTTCCGGGAATCGCGATCTCGCTGACCGTGCTCGGCTTCAATCTGCTCGGCGACGGCTTGCGCGACGCGCTCGACCCAAAATCTCGATGA
- a CDS encoding ribonuclease J, whose translation MLHEFFPVASTRDSNDPLPDPPRDGQYLRVIPLGGCGEIGRNMTVFETRDDIVVVDAGVQFPEEEMLGVDLVIDEITYLLERKRKVRGLLLTHAHEDHIGGVPYFLAQLNVPVYGTDVTLALLRGKLKEHKIQNVVTHIVEAGETVTVGGIGAHFINVTHSVAGSCAIALHTPLGTVIHTGDFKFDQTPIDGKPTDMAALAGYGNEGVLLLCSDSTNSELPGHTLSERVVGETFADIFARAEGRIIVTMFASNVPRLQQTVDAAARHGRKICFVGRSMLNVSSIAMEHGYLNIEPSQLIREHELASYPPERIVICTTGSQGEPMSALTRMAARDHRKVKLVRGDTVVISATPIPGNERSIGRTINNLFRLGVNVIYGKQRLAHVSGHGCQEELLLMLNLTKPRYFIPVHGEYRMLVQHARLAFKTGLEQSDVFVVENGDVIEFTDRDTVARVGKAPAAPVYVDGLGVGDVGTVVLRDRRHLSGDGMIIVTVTIDSVDGKVLAGPDITSRGFTFDHSASADGVLDEVRREAHTIIEEGADAGITEWTAIRDDIHKGLSKFVFDRTKRRPMIVPVVMEI comes from the coding sequence ATGCTACATGAGTTTTTCCCGGTCGCGAGCACGCGCGATTCAAATGACCCTTTGCCCGATCCGCCCCGCGACGGCCAATACCTCCGAGTCATCCCCCTAGGCGGTTGCGGCGAAATCGGCCGCAACATGACGGTGTTCGAGACGCGCGATGACATCGTGGTCGTGGACGCCGGCGTCCAATTCCCGGAAGAAGAGATGCTCGGCGTCGACCTGGTCATCGACGAGATCACCTATCTGCTCGAGCGCAAACGCAAGGTGCGCGGTCTGCTTCTGACCCACGCGCACGAAGACCACATCGGGGGCGTTCCTTACTTCCTCGCCCAACTCAACGTGCCGGTGTATGGGACGGACGTCACGCTTGCGCTGCTGCGCGGCAAACTAAAAGAGCACAAGATCCAAAACGTCGTCACGCATATCGTAGAAGCCGGCGAAACCGTCACGGTCGGCGGCATCGGCGCGCACTTCATCAATGTCACGCACAGCGTCGCGGGTTCGTGCGCGATCGCGCTGCATACACCGCTCGGCACGGTCATCCACACCGGCGACTTCAAGTTCGACCAGACCCCCATCGACGGCAAGCCGACCGACATGGCCGCGCTCGCCGGTTACGGCAATGAAGGCGTGCTGCTGCTCTGTTCGGATTCGACGAACTCGGAGCTTCCCGGTCATACGCTTTCGGAGCGCGTGGTCGGAGAGACGTTTGCCGACATCTTCGCGCGCGCAGAAGGGCGCATCATCGTCACGATGTTCGCTTCGAATGTGCCGCGCCTGCAGCAGACCGTGGACGCGGCGGCGCGCCACGGCCGCAAGATCTGCTTCGTCGGCCGCAGCATGCTCAACGTGTCGAGCATCGCCATGGAGCACGGCTACCTGAACATCGAGCCTTCGCAGCTGATACGCGAGCACGAGCTCGCGTCGTATCCGCCGGAGCGCATCGTCATCTGCACCACGGGCAGCCAGGGCGAGCCGATGTCGGCGCTCACCCGCATGGCAGCGCGCGATCATCGGAAAGTGAAGCTCGTCCGAGGTGACACCGTCGTGATCTCGGCGACGCCGATCCCCGGCAACGAACGCAGCATCGGGCGGACGATCAACAATCTCTTCCGCCTCGGCGTCAATGTCATCTATGGCAAGCAGCGGCTGGCGCACGTCTCCGGACACGGTTGCCAAGAAGAGCTGCTGCTCATGCTCAATCTCACGAAGCCCAGGTACTTCATCCCGGTGCACGGCGAATACCGAATGCTCGTGCAGCATGCGCGGCTCGCGTTCAAAACAGGACTCGAGCAAAGTGACGTCTTCGTCGTTGAAAACGGCGACGTGATCGAGTTCACCGATCGAGATACGGTCGCGCGCGTCGGCAAAGCGCCCGCAGCGCCTGTCTACGTCGACGGTCTCGGCGTGGGCGATGTCGGCACCGTGGTGCTGCGCGATCGCCGCCATTTATCGGGCGACGGCATGATCATCGTCACCGTCACGATCGATAGCGTCGACGGCAAAGTCCTGGCCGGACCGGACATCACGTCGCGCGGCTTCACGTTCGACCATTCGGCTTCGGCCGACGGCGTGCTCGACGAAGTGCGGCGCGAAGCGCACACGATCATCGAAGAGGGCGCCGACGCCGGCATCACCGAGTGGACGGCGATCCGCGACGACATCCACAAAGGACTGTCCAAGTTCGTGTTCGACCGCACAAAACGCAGACCGATGATCGTTCCGGTGGTCATGGAGATCTAG
- a CDS encoding GntR family transcriptional regulator, whose translation MLFHLDSASAIPVYVQLREQVLHAISRGSLRIGDQLPTVREVAVALAINPNTVNHAYAALEREGVLVSKRGRGTFIAGGGRPEDDAARITRLNDIARRALGETRAFGFAPKELIDAVARIAREDHEGE comes from the coding sequence GTGCTCTTCCACCTGGATTCGGCAAGCGCCATTCCGGTCTACGTCCAGCTCCGAGAGCAGGTGCTGCATGCGATCTCCCGCGGTTCGTTGCGCATCGGCGACCAACTGCCGACGGTACGCGAAGTCGCTGTGGCCCTTGCGATCAACCCAAACACGGTCAACCACGCCTACGCCGCGCTCGAACGCGAGGGCGTCCTCGTCAGCAAGCGCGGTCGCGGAACATTCATCGCGGGCGGCGGGCGGCCCGAAGACGACGCTGCGCGGATCACGCGGCTGAACGACATCGCGCGCCGCGCGCTCGGGGAAACGCGAGCGTTCGGTTTCGCACCCAAGGAACTCATCGACGCTGTGGCGCGCATCGCGCGCGAAGACCACGAAGGAGAATGA
- a CDS encoding slipin family protein — MPIITSTPSASKDASGPSGAVAQGTASIHFGNPVSWLLAGIITLAGVIGTATIGNPVCVVTALIVAVLLLVTLQIATVWERAVVLRFGHFRALAGPGVFFLIPAVDTIAAWIDQRVQTSTFTAEETLTKDTVPVDVDAVLFWVAWDAKKAALEVASYRDAIGWAAQTALRDIIGTTNLSDLLSNRQAVDDKLQHTIDARTTPWGITVQSVEIRDIKIPDNLQDAMSRQAQAEREREARVILGDAERQIAASFMEAAKQYEGNNVALHLRAMNMLYEGLKERGAMIIVPSTAVETMGLGAITGLSALSGALPGLTAASPTAPPSPASGGNG, encoded by the coding sequence ATGCCAATCATCACCAGCACGCCATCCGCCTCGAAGGACGCATCGGGTCCCTCGGGCGCCGTGGCGCAAGGAACCGCATCCATCCACTTCGGCAATCCGGTATCGTGGCTCTTGGCGGGCATCATCACGCTCGCCGGCGTCATCGGCACCGCGACGATCGGCAATCCCGTCTGCGTCGTCACCGCGCTGATCGTCGCCGTCTTGCTCCTCGTCACACTGCAGATCGCAACGGTGTGGGAACGCGCGGTGGTCTTGCGGTTCGGCCACTTCCGCGCGCTCGCCGGCCCCGGCGTGTTCTTCCTTATACCTGCGGTCGACACGATCGCGGCGTGGATCGATCAACGCGTGCAGACCAGCACATTCACCGCTGAAGAAACGCTGACCAAGGATACCGTGCCGGTCGACGTGGACGCCGTGCTCTTCTGGGTAGCGTGGGATGCCAAGAAGGCCGCGCTTGAAGTCGCCTCCTACCGCGACGCGATCGGATGGGCGGCCCAGACCGCGCTGCGCGACATCATCGGAACCACGAACCTCTCGGACCTCCTCAGCAATAGACAAGCCGTCGACGACAAGCTCCAGCACACCATCGACGCCCGAACCACACCGTGGGGGATCACGGTGCAGTCGGTCGAGATCCGCGATATCAAGATCCCCGACAACCTTCAGGATGCCATGTCCCGACAGGCCCAAGCAGAGCGCGAGCGCGAAGCACGCGTTATCCTCGGAGACGCCGAGCGACAGATCGCGGCTTCCTTCATGGAAGCCGCGAAGCAATACGAAGGCAACAACGTAGCGCTGCACTTGCGGGCTATGAATATGCTCTACGAAGGCTTGAAAGAGCGAGGGGCAATGATCATCGTGCCGAGCACGGCCGTCGAGACGATGGGCCTGGGCGCGATAACGGGGTTGTCGGCTTTGAGCGGGGCGCTGCCAGGATTGACGGCAGCGAGCCCGACCGCGCCGCCTTCCCCAGCTTCAGGAGGAAACGGATGA
- a CDS encoding YIP1 family protein, producing the protein MTTDSTGPDAPPPVPPAAKPNGLATYLGILFSPGESFATLARTPMWGWAAIVGLICMVVATIVQLPEIAKVSQVQFAQQLSQMPADRQAAATATMASVSHAVPVFAAIGSLVVPWIIWLVAAVVFLIAGAATKSSTKFTDAWVLAVNSFVVVALTAIINAIIVAMRGPDAITRASDAYAIPSLGLIAQSQPKLFAFLYAFNPLALWYYVVAAIGLQIVMRMKPGAAWITAVIYALLGAAIAAAFAR; encoded by the coding sequence ATGACGACCGATAGCACCGGACCCGACGCGCCGCCGCCAGTTCCCCCGGCCGCGAAGCCAAACGGCTTGGCGACGTACTTAGGCATCCTGTTCTCGCCGGGTGAATCGTTCGCCACACTCGCGCGCACGCCGATGTGGGGTTGGGCCGCTATCGTCGGCCTCATCTGCATGGTCGTTGCGACGATTGTCCAGCTGCCGGAGATCGCTAAGGTCTCCCAGGTCCAGTTCGCCCAGCAACTTTCGCAGATGCCGGCCGATAGACAAGCAGCCGCAACAGCGACCATGGCGAGCGTTTCGCACGCAGTGCCGGTCTTCGCAGCCATCGGTTCACTGGTGGTTCCCTGGATCATCTGGCTCGTGGCCGCGGTCGTCTTCCTCATCGCCGGCGCCGCCACAAAGTCTTCGACGAAGTTCACCGACGCATGGGTGCTTGCGGTCAATTCGTTTGTCGTCGTCGCTTTGACCGCGATCATCAATGCGATCATCGTGGCCATGCGCGGTCCGGATGCGATCACCAGAGCGAGCGATGCGTACGCGATCCCCTCTCTCGGATTGATCGCGCAGAGCCAACCAAAGTTGTTCGCTTTCCTCTACGCGTTCAACCCGCTCGCGCTCTGGTACTACGTCGTTGCAGCGATCGGTCTGCAGATCGTCATGCGCATGAAACCGGGCGCGGCTTGGATCACTGCCGTCATCTACGCGTTGCTCGGCGCAGCCATCGCCGCGGCGTTCGCGCGATAA
- a CDS encoding TolC family protein codes for MIATWFAAAVASAIVATPSPAAPAAQPMTLDQAISFAMSHDATVLAARSAYAAAGAQLAANRAAGLLNVNGQAQSILNRQSSSNAGAFAQFGLSPSPNFSQNTAQLTASQNVFDLTTTLQAKEAQRAYDAADRDLRRAKSQATLDVMTAFYGLAEDAQLVTLSLADLKYQQALVQIAQINYQTGKVAGIDVLKARIQSTTSEEHSSSSEADLEDARQNLAQLIGAPADQTFALPDSIPVPAPPAGDKASLTALALRDRPDLLAASDALDEALVLRSLVDASDRPIVNLTGGWGNQVSPTSNAATLAACNNPSHPLGVPCALGASHFYSVSLTSTWTLPVLDWGAKHAARQSASTAADEKRAAYEAAQRQAAIDVDQAFRRLAVNKQNLDLATANDQLAKRSADVSQVQYRTGLISQIDVQSAEQTYLQTAKDLLDAQVGYVLSVAKLKLAVGDL; via the coding sequence ATGATCGCGACCTGGTTCGCAGCCGCCGTCGCTTCCGCGATCGTGGCGACGCCTTCGCCTGCTGCACCTGCGGCGCAGCCGATGACACTGGATCAGGCGATCTCGTTTGCGATGTCGCACGACGCGACGGTGCTGGCAGCGCGTTCCGCATATGCGGCTGCGGGTGCGCAGCTCGCAGCCAATCGCGCCGCCGGCCTCTTGAACGTCAACGGCCAGGCACAATCGATCTTGAATCGGCAAAGCTCGAGCAACGCGGGCGCGTTCGCGCAATTCGGGCTCTCGCCCAGCCCGAATTTCTCGCAGAACACGGCGCAGCTCACCGCCTCGCAAAACGTCTTCGATCTCACCACGACGCTGCAGGCCAAAGAGGCGCAGCGCGCCTACGACGCTGCCGACCGCGATCTGCGGCGCGCAAAGTCGCAAGCGACGCTCGATGTCATGACGGCTTTTTATGGCTTGGCCGAGGACGCCCAGCTTGTCACGCTCTCGTTGGCGGACCTGAAGTATCAGCAGGCGCTCGTCCAGATCGCGCAGATCAACTATCAGACGGGTAAAGTCGCCGGCATCGACGTCTTGAAGGCGCGCATCCAGTCGACGACCAGCGAGGAGCACTCGTCGTCGTCTGAAGCGGACCTCGAAGATGCTCGCCAAAACTTGGCGCAGCTGATCGGCGCACCCGCCGATCAGACATTTGCCTTACCGGACTCGATACCGGTACCTGCCCCGCCCGCCGGCGATAAGGCGTCGCTGACCGCGCTTGCTTTGCGCGATCGACCCGACTTGCTCGCAGCCTCCGATGCGTTGGATGAGGCGCTTGTCCTCCGATCGCTCGTCGATGCCTCGGATCGGCCGATCGTGAACCTGACCGGCGGTTGGGGAAACCAGGTCTCTCCGACCAGCAACGCCGCGACGCTTGCCGCATGCAACAATCCGAGCCACCCGCTCGGCGTGCCGTGTGCGTTGGGCGCGTCGCATTTCTATAGCGTGTCGTTGACGTCGACGTGGACGCTGCCGGTGCTCGATTGGGGCGCGAAGCACGCGGCGCGCCAGAGCGCTTCGACCGCGGCGGACGAGAAGCGCGCGGCCTATGAAGCCGCGCAGCGTCAAGCCGCGATCGACGTCGATCAGGCTTTTCGACGGCTCGCTGTCAACAAGCAGAATCTCGATCTGGCGACTGCGAACGACCAACTCGCAAAACGCAGCGCGGATGTCTCGCAAGTCCAATACCGCACCGGTCTCATCAGCCAGATCGACGTGCAGTCGGCCGAGCAGACGTATCTTCAAACAGCCAAAGATCTGCTCGACGCGCAAGTCGGGTACGTGTTGTCTGTTGCAAAGCTCAAACTTGCGGTTGGTGATTTGTGA
- a CDS encoding efflux RND transporter periplasmic adaptor subunit → MRNRPKWLIPVIVVAGVLLLVILGTVTRHGGGGVDVTTIVVSPSNMVVKLPENGVVDLPQTATIAAQSAGTVVRIIAHEGQHVSQGALLMLLDDRQAAAKVAADQAQAAQARATLDKAQQAEQTSGDTSIQTVAGAEQTLLQAQARLQADINSKREGQLSGAVAGSAGLGVSGESELIQQQQLLQAATTNLETARETYASDQALYKIDAVSRQVLDRDRVAYEQAQTAAVAAQQQYDLVKRQLSDNASQFESTIEADRQAVASAQAGVRQARVQAGSDKTIDVRSGQAGLDSANAQLVIDQAELDATRVCAPFDGVVQSVGTVQSSQGTGLVDLAVGDAVQPGQTLFTFAGSGPMVVKAQVDEQDIINVKLGQHAFISGADFPGETLVGTVTRIAPVVVAQSQAGNAAKNVETTISLGRSYDFLRDGMSADVDIVTGKASNALTVPQVAVIDDGSKHYVYVIKSGTAHKTYVTEGIKNDTDVVILSGLAKGDVVATTGVKDLKDGARVNATAATPAPTSSS, encoded by the coding sequence TTGCGGAATAGACCCAAGTGGCTCATACCCGTCATCGTGGTCGCGGGCGTGCTATTGCTCGTCATCCTCGGCACGGTCACGCGCCACGGCGGCGGCGGCGTGGACGTCACCACGATCGTCGTTTCTCCGTCGAACATGGTCGTGAAGCTGCCTGAAAACGGCGTCGTGGATCTGCCGCAGACAGCCACGATCGCGGCGCAGAGCGCAGGCACGGTCGTACGGATCATCGCACACGAAGGCCAGCACGTCTCGCAAGGCGCGTTATTGATGCTGCTCGACGATCGGCAGGCGGCGGCGAAGGTGGCTGCCGATCAGGCGCAAGCCGCGCAAGCGCGCGCCACGCTGGATAAGGCGCAACAGGCGGAGCAGACGTCAGGCGATACGAGCATTCAGACCGTCGCCGGCGCAGAACAGACGCTGTTGCAGGCGCAGGCCAGACTGCAAGCCGACATCAACAGCAAGCGCGAAGGCCAATTATCGGGCGCGGTCGCGGGATCCGCCGGACTCGGCGTGAGCGGTGAGTCAGAGCTCATCCAACAGCAGCAGCTGCTGCAGGCCGCCACGACCAATCTCGAGACAGCACGCGAAACGTACGCATCGGACCAAGCATTGTATAAGATCGACGCCGTATCGCGGCAAGTGCTCGACCGCGATCGCGTGGCCTACGAGCAAGCGCAGACGGCAGCGGTCGCCGCGCAGCAGCAATACGACCTCGTCAAGCGGCAACTTTCCGATAACGCATCCCAATTCGAAAGCACGATCGAGGCCGATCGGCAGGCCGTGGCGAGCGCGCAAGCTGGCGTGCGCCAAGCGCGGGTGCAGGCCGGCAGCGATAAGACGATCGATGTCCGTTCGGGTCAAGCCGGGCTCGACTCCGCGAACGCACAGCTCGTCATAGACCAAGCCGAACTCGATGCCACGCGCGTGTGCGCGCCGTTCGACGGCGTCGTGCAGTCCGTCGGCACGGTGCAGTCGTCGCAGGGAACCGGACTCGTGGATCTCGCCGTCGGCGATGCCGTGCAGCCGGGCCAGACGCTGTTCACGTTTGCCGGCAGCGGTCCCATGGTCGTGAAGGCGCAAGTGGACGAGCAAGATATCATCAACGTCAAGCTTGGCCAACATGCATTCATCAGCGGCGCGGACTTCCCGGGCGAAACGCTCGTCGGCACCGTCACGCGAATCGCGCCCGTCGTCGTGGCGCAGAGCCAGGCCGGCAACGCAGCCAAGAACGTGGAGACCACGATCTCGCTGGGCCGTTCGTACGATTTCTTGCGCGACGGCATGTCGGCGGACGTCGACATCGTGACCGGCAAAGCATCGAACGCGCTTACGGTGCCGCAGGTCGCGGTGATCGACGACGGCTCGAAGCATTACGTCTACGTGATCAAGTCCGGCACGGCGCACAAAACGTACGTGACCGAAGGCATCAAGAACGACACCGACGTGGTGATTCTGAGCGGCTTGGCAAAAGGCGACGTCGTAGCGACGACGGGCGTGAAGGACCTCAAAGACGGCGCACGCGTCAACGCCACGGCCGCAACGCCGGCGCCTACATCGAGCAGCTGA
- a CDS encoding DUF1648 domain-containing protein, translated as MSTTELVGSILEVIAFAAAADAIRVTVMAYPTLPERVPIHFGLTGKPNAWGPRQFVFLVPAIAVVMFIAASVTNPIFGFVLVSKTGAVFQPPIPMPCGVFAMTLVLFDAIQHGMLQSARTGSCLNMRTVLPFVVLLIAFVIGATAFAISRTPR; from the coding sequence ATGTCGACGACCGAATTGGTCGGGAGCATACTCGAGGTCATCGCCTTCGCGGCGGCGGCGGATGCGATCAGAGTCACCGTCATGGCGTATCCGACGCTCCCCGAGAGAGTTCCGATCCATTTCGGACTGACCGGAAAGCCAAACGCGTGGGGACCGCGCCAATTCGTGTTCCTCGTGCCGGCGATCGCCGTCGTGATGTTCATCGCCGCAAGCGTCACAAACCCGATCTTCGGTTTTGTGCTCGTGAGCAAGACCGGCGCGGTTTTCCAACCGCCGATTCCGATGCCGTGCGGCGTCTTTGCGATGACGCTCGTCTTGTTCGACGCGATCCAGCACGGGATGCTGCAGAGCGCGCGCACCGGCAGCTGCTTGAATATGCGCACCGTGCTGCCGTTCGTGGTCCTGCTCATCGCGTTCGTCATCGGGGCCACGGCCTTCGCGATCTCGAGAACTCCCCGGTGA